Proteins encoded together in one Prunus dulcis chromosome 3, ALMONDv2, whole genome shotgun sequence window:
- the LOC117621477 gene encoding zinc finger protein 511, with protein MASMDVEGPQLGFPHWKPLRRRFGPESPFFASGNIERELLAKQLALDLTEDERHQLRNMVDEEGRGVFCTIVGCGARLSSVEDFEDHYNARHTASCSVCSRVYPTSRLLSIHLSEAHDSFFQAKVARGYPMYECLVEGCDLKFKNYKSRQQHLVDKHKFPTSFEFFKKAQPSKKQRQKNQRKQAIPKKADAYCMEVENETIDSLVSAVSKLSTSDSSPSSISFGRRPTRGLTFVPRAVQREKEPDST; from the exons ATGGCGTCGATGGATGTTGAAGGACCACAGTTAGGGTTTCCGCACTGGAAGCCTCTCCGTCGAAGGTTCGGCCCTGAATCTCCTTTTTTCGCATCTGGCAACATCGAAAGAGAACTGCTTGCCAAACAG CTTGCATTGGATTTAACTGAAGATGAAAGGCATCAACTTCGGAATATGGTAGATGAGGAAGGCAG GGGGGTTTTCTGTACCATTGTTGGTTGTGGTGCTCGCTTGAGTTCCGTGGAGGATTTTGAAGATCACTATAATGCACGGCACACTGCATCTTGTTCTGTGTGCTCTAGAGTCTACCCAACATCACGGTTGCTCAGCATACATTTATCTGAAGCTCATGATTCTTTCTTTCAGGCGAAAGTTGCACGCGGCTATCCCATG TATGAATGCCTTGTAGAAGGCTGTGATTTGAAGTTCAAGAACTATAAAAGTCGGCAACAGCATCTGGTGGACAAGCATAAATTCCCCACTTCATTCGAGTTTTTCAAAAAGGCTCAACCTTCCAAAAAACAGAGGCAGAAGAACCAACGTAAACAAGCTATTCCTAAGAAGGCAGATGCATATTGTATGGAAGTAGAAAACGAAACCATTGATAGCCTTGTTTCTGCTGTCTCCAAATTAAGCACTTCAGACTCCAGCCCCTCATCCATCAGTTTTGGTCGTCGACCCACTCGCGGCTTGACATTTGTCCCACGAGCTGTTCAACGTGAGAAGGAACCAGACTCCACATAG